A window from Neodiprion fabricii isolate iyNeoFabr1 chromosome 2, iyNeoFabr1.1, whole genome shotgun sequence encodes these proteins:
- the LOC124174627 gene encoding U6 snRNA-associated Sm-like protein LSm5 isoform X2, protein MIHLTKRQLVDKCIGSRIHIIMKNDKEIVGTLQGFDDFVNMLLDDVTESEATPEGRRVTKLDQILLNGNNITMLVPGGDMPET, encoded by the exons ATGATACATCTAACAAAGCGAC AATTGGTGGACAAGTGCATCGGCTCCCGCATTCACATTAtcatgaaaaatgataaagaaaTTGTGGGTACATTACAAGGATTTGATGACTTTGTGAATATGTTATTGGATGATGTGACTGAAAGCGAAGCAACGCCCGAGGGACGCAGAGTTACAAAATTGGATCAGATCCTCCTCAATGGAAATAACATTACGATG TTAGTACCTGGAGGTGATATGCCAGAAACATAA
- the LOC124174627 gene encoding U6 snRNA-associated Sm-like protein LSm5 isoform X1 yields the protein MTSSVTTNPSTLLPLELVDKCIGSRIHIIMKNDKEIVGTLQGFDDFVNMLLDDVTESEATPEGRRVTKLDQILLNGNNITMLVPGGDMPET from the exons ATGACTAGCTCTGTAACTACGAATCCATCCACGCTTTTGCCGctag AATTGGTGGACAAGTGCATCGGCTCCCGCATTCACATTAtcatgaaaaatgataaagaaaTTGTGGGTACATTACAAGGATTTGATGACTTTGTGAATATGTTATTGGATGATGTGACTGAAAGCGAAGCAACGCCCGAGGGACGCAGAGTTACAAAATTGGATCAGATCCTCCTCAATGGAAATAACATTACGATG TTAGTACCTGGAGGTGATATGCCAGAAACATAA
- the LOC124174617 gene encoding serine/threonine-protein kinase mos, with product MASPRGIFEIGRLAPRSPQIIQNIRFTSSPKSPLRNNLSTDCVEAKINTKPCTLSLVNVDTPNRKKILNTGLTHCTRKILGSGGFGTVIQASYKGDQVAAKILRRRKDSDNSVISEKHATTLRHANVIRILGIEQGEVFSMITMELCGKSLQERLDEGPLNCQERLNIFKAITFAIQFCHRAGVVHADVKPKNILMAADGNPKLADFGSSVLLGEEDTYTGIRGTPGYVAPEVIRGELPSPPSDIYSLGILAWQMLSRTLPFADLHPHAILYLTGKGIKPEDSMLDDNLGGKYKALYSKMWSFEKTDRPSIDGVATELQDLEVEAKC from the exons ATGGCTTCTCCAAGAGGAATTTTTGAGATCGGAAGGCTGGCACCACGGTCGcctcaaattattcaaaatataag ATTTACAAGTAGTCCAAAATCACCTCTCCGGAACAATTTGAGCACAGACTGTGTGGAAGCGAAAATAAATACGAAACCATGTACATTGTCGCTAGTCAATGTCGATACTCCAAaccgaaagaaaattttaaacactgGGCTTACCCACTGTACAAGAAAGATTCTCGGCAGTGGTGGATTTGGAACCGTGATTCAAGCATCTTACAAAG GTGATCAGGTAGCTGCGAAAATACTTAGAAGAAGGAAAGACAGTGATAACTCCGTGATATCAGAGAAACATGCCACCACTTTGAGACATGCTAATGTCATCAGGATACTGGGCATTGAACAGGGAGAAGTTTTCTCAATGATCACTATGGAATTGTGTGGTAAATCTCTGCAAGAAAGGCTGGATGAGGGACCATTGAACTGTCAAGAGCGATTAAATATCTTCAAGGCAATTACTTTCGCTATTCAATTCTGTCACCGAGCTGGCGTGGTTCATGCCGATGTGAAgccaaaaaatattctcatgGCCGCAGATGGCAATCCAAAATTAGCAGATTTTGGTAGCTCCGTTCTTTTGGGGGAAGAAGACACATATACAGGAATTCGA GGTACACCTGGTTATGTAGCCCCAGAAGTAATCAGAGGGGAATTACCCTCTCCACCTTCAGACATATATTCCCTGGGAATTTTGGCCTGGCAAATGCTAAGCAGGACTTTGCCATTCGCTGACCTCCATCCTCACGCTATTTTGTATCTCACTGGGAAAGGTATAAAACCGGAGGATTCAATGCTGGATGATAATTTAGGTGGCAAGTATAAAGCGTTGTATTCAAAGATGTGgtcatttgaaaaaacagaTAGACCCAGTATAGATGGAGTTGCAACGGAGCTTCAAGATTTAGAGGTCGAAGCAAAGTGTTGA